From Panicum hallii strain FIL2 chromosome 2, PHallii_v3.1, whole genome shotgun sequence, a single genomic window includes:
- the LOC112881555 gene encoding probable cinnamyl alcohol dehydrogenase 8D has translation MAEGKAAHGWAARDASGHLSPFNFSRRVPRDGDVTIKVLFCGLCHTDLHVIKNEWGNAMYPLVPGHEIVGVVTGVGPGVTKFKAGDTVGVGYFVDSCRSCESCGKGYESYCPQLVQTSNGVDLLDGATTQGGFSDVLVVSQHYVVRVPESLPPDGAAPLLCAGITVFSPMVQYGLNAPRKHLGVVGLGGLGHLGVKFGKAFGMTVTVISTSPSKREEALDRLGADAFLVSSDPEQMKAAASTMDGIIDTVSAEHPVAALLELLKPMGQMVVVGLPAKPLEVPAFSLVGGGKRVAGSGGGGIGECQAMLDFAAEHRIAADVEVVGMDYVNTAIQRLERNDVRYRFVVDVAGSKLGGAA, from the exons ATGGCGGAAGGCAAGGCGGCGCACGGCTGGGCTGCCAGGGATGCCTCCGGCCACCTCTCCCCTTTCAACTTCTCAAGGAG GGTTCCGAGAGACGGCGACGTCACGATCAAGGTGCTCTTCTGCGGGCTCTGCCACACGGACCTCCACGTCATCAAGAACGAATGGGGCAACGCCATGTACCCCCTCGTTCCCGG GCATGAGATCGTCGGCGTCGTCACGGGCGTCGGCCCCGGCGTCACCAAGTTCAAGGCCGGCGACACGGTGGGCGTGGGCTACTTCGTCGACTCGTGCCGCTCCTGCGAGAGCTGCGGCAAGGGGTACGAGAGCTACTGCCCCCAGCTCGTGCAGACGTCCAACGGCGTGGACTTGCTCGACGGCGCCACCACCCAGGGCGGCTTCTCCGACGTCCTCGTCGTCAGCCAGCACTACGTGGTCCGGGTCCCGGAGAGCCTGCCCCCCGACGGGGCGGCGCCGCTGCTCTGCGCCGGCATCACGGTTTTCAGCCCCATGGTGCAGTACGGCCTCAACGCGCCGCGCAAGCACCTGGGCGTGGTCGGCCTCGGGGGCCTCGGCCACCTGGGCGTCAAGTTCGGCAAGGCGTTCGGGATGACAGTCACCGTCATCAGCACGTCGCCGAGCAAGCGCGAGGAGGCTCTCGACCGCCTTGGCGCCGACGCCTTCTTGGTCAGCAGCGACCCCGAGCAGATGAAG GCGGCAGCAAGCACGATGGACGGCATCATCGACACGGTGTCGGCGGAGCACCCTGTCGCGGCGCTGCTGGAGCTGCTGAAGCCGATGGGGCAGATGGTGGTCGTCGGCTTGCCAGCCAAGCCTCTTGAGGTGCCCGCCTTCAGCCTCGTCGGCGGAGGGAAGCGCGTggccgggagcggcggcggcggcatcgggGAATGCCAGGCGATGCTGGACTTCGCGGCCGAGCATCGCATCGCCGCGGACGTCGAGGTCGTCGGGATGGACTACGTCAACACGGCGATCCAGCGCCTTGAGAGGAACGATGTGAGGTACCGCTTCGTCGTCGACGTCGCCGGCAGCAAGCTGGGCGGGGCTGCTTAA